From the Lycium ferocissimum isolate CSIRO_LF1 unplaced genomic scaffold, AGI_CSIRO_Lferr_CH_V1 ctg13783, whole genome shotgun sequence genome, one window contains:
- the LOC132042170 gene encoding uncharacterized protein LOC132042170, whose product MGKVEKADIRVAEYLKLAGRENWARVYASINRGWTMTSNIAKCITRHLVAARELPIFDFLEEVRKMFGRWNYNNRRNGTYTFTTLSKKFQKMLSTNEIPCLRMTVEPSTEYVYTVHDGGRRFIVCLKNKTCSCRMFQIDEIPCPHAWAVLKKKNLKADDYCSELFKSRNRGENILDTCGSSPRRA is encoded by the exons ATGGGGAAGGTTGAGAAGGCAGATATTCGGGTAGCAGAGTATTTGAAATTAGCTGGAAGAGAAAACTGGGCTAGAGTGTATGCATCTATTAACCGAGGATGGACCATGACTTCGAACATAGCAAAGTGTATTACTCGTCACCTTGTAGCGGCTAGAGAACTTCCTATATTTGATTTTCTCGAAGAAGTTAGGAAGATGTTTGGGAGATGGAATTACAATAACCGGAGGAACGGTACATACACATTCACAACACTGTCTAAAAAGTTCCAGAAGATGCTGTCAACAAATGAGATTCCATGTTTACGTATGACG GTAGAACCATCAACCGAATACGTGTACACGGTCCATGATGGAGGAAGACGTTTCATTGTTTGCTTGAAAAACAAAACTTGCAGTTGTCGGATGTTTCAAATAGATGAAATTCCTTGCCCACATGCATGGGCTGtcttaaagaagaaaaatctaaagGCTGATGATTATTGCTCAGAATTGTTCAAATCGCGCAACCGTGGTGAAAACATATTAGATACCTGTGGATCCTCTCCTCGGCGAGCATGA